One genomic region from Candidatus Methylacidiphilales bacterium encodes:
- a CDS encoding ATP-binding protein — protein MIQSIDIQGYRGFSHFEMSELGVINLLVGGNNSGKTSVLEAIYLLTSRGDPESIWRLLWRRGEQLPNDRQRDLEPEIDICHLFTGHDLHVGSRITLSARNQSPKRVIEFEIAEPTQKDRDSIRLQAPPNRFPLVMHVTGTQVPTTIIPITRKGGISSETFEMPRRIRGRVNDDSERAQFITTESLNANELVKMWDKVALTPNEALVMKAIQFLDPNIERIASQSTSDYYSVPTRGGFKIKLKGHEQPVPIGSMGDGMWRMLALAIAISNSKGGVLLVDEIDTGLHYTVMSQMWSLLYESAKALNVQIFATTHSSDCVDSLAKICVGDLDPQYRVTLQRIEAGKKKSVPYSEGEIKMASARKIEVR, from the coding sequence ATGATTCAATCTATTGATATTCAAGGATACAGAGGGTTTAGCCACTTTGAAATGAGCGAACTTGGGGTAATTAACCTTCTGGTAGGAGGGAACAATAGCGGCAAAACATCGGTTCTGGAGGCAATTTACCTATTAACCTCCAGAGGAGACCCCGAATCAATCTGGCGGCTACTTTGGAGACGCGGAGAACAGTTGCCAAATGACCGTCAGAGAGACCTGGAACCGGAAATAGATATTTGCCATTTATTTACGGGGCATGATCTGCATGTCGGTTCTAGAATCACTTTGTCGGCAAGAAATCAATCGCCCAAAAGGGTTATAGAATTTGAAATTGCTGAACCCACGCAGAAAGATCGCGATTCCATACGACTCCAAGCACCACCAAACCGCTTCCCACTAGTGATGCACGTTACGGGCACTCAGGTTCCCACTACAATAATTCCTATTACTCGTAAGGGAGGGATATCGTCCGAAACATTTGAGATGCCGCGCAGAATACGTGGCAGGGTTAATGATGATTCTGAACGCGCTCAATTTATTACAACTGAATCCTTAAATGCCAACGAATTGGTAAAGATGTGGGATAAGGTTGCGCTTACTCCAAACGAAGCTTTGGTGATGAAAGCAATTCAATTTCTAGACCCCAATATTGAGCGTATTGCATCTCAATCTACTAGTGATTATTACAGTGTTCCGACTCGTGGGGGATTCAAGATAAAACTAAAAGGTCATGAACAACCTGTCCCGATAGGGAGCATGGGTGATGGAATGTGGCGCATGTTAGCTTTGGCCATAGCCATCTCAAATTCCAAGGGTGGAGTATTACTTGTGGATGAAATTGACACTGGCCTGCATTATACAGTCATGTCGCAAATGTGGAGTTTGTTATATGAGTCCGCTAAAGCATTGAATGTGCAAATATTTGCAACAACACATAGTTCTGATTGTGTGGACAGCCTTGCGAAAATATGCGTTGGCGATCTTGACCCGCAATATCGCGTAACACTGCAAAGGATAGAAGCAGGCAAGAAAAAATCCGTTCCGTATAGTGAAGGTGAAATTAAAATGGCATCTGCACGGAAAATCGAGGTTCGGTAA
- the hisC gene encoding histidinol-phosphate transaminase, protein MPIWELANSNLKSLVPYEPGKPIDDVARELGLNPSDIIKLASNENPLGPSPKAREAMLQAAGKMHIYPDGGSFHLRNAIAERLGIDRSQIILGNGSNEIIEFVYHAFTRRNETSAVASRYAFAVYKLMAELFGVEFIEAPDLNLHHDLDAIRKAIRPDTRLVFLANPNNPTGTRIPDKDLENFLRSLPKTTVAVLDEAYYEFLDNPPPTLDWVREGLNLVVLRTFSKIQGLAGLRIGYGISTPEITEVLQRCRQPFNINGMAQAGALAALRDTDHEKKTKALIFAGRRRLENFARESGLRYEPSFANFVLIEVGDGHAVFQSLLKRGVIVRSMKSYGLPAWIRVSIGTESEMEKFERELRQVLANAPVHA, encoded by the coding sequence ATGCCAATCTGGGAATTAGCCAACAGCAACCTCAAAAGCCTCGTGCCCTACGAGCCCGGGAAGCCCATTGACGATGTGGCCCGTGAACTCGGTCTCAACCCGTCCGACATCATCAAACTGGCCTCGAACGAAAACCCCCTCGGCCCCTCCCCCAAGGCTCGGGAAGCCATGCTCCAGGCCGCGGGCAAAATGCACATTTATCCTGACGGCGGCTCCTTCCACCTCCGCAACGCCATTGCCGAACGTCTGGGCATCGACCGTTCCCAGATCATCCTGGGCAACGGCTCCAATGAAATCATCGAGTTTGTCTATCACGCCTTCACCCGGCGCAATGAAACCAGCGCAGTGGCCAGCCGTTACGCTTTTGCCGTGTACAAACTCATGGCGGAGCTGTTCGGCGTCGAATTCATCGAAGCTCCGGACCTCAATTTGCACCATGACCTCGACGCCATCCGCAAGGCCATCCGCCCGGATACGCGGCTGGTGTTTCTCGCCAATCCGAACAACCCCACTGGGACACGGATCCCGGACAAGGATCTGGAAAATTTTCTGCGCTCATTGCCCAAAACGACTGTTGCGGTGCTCGATGAGGCGTATTACGAGTTTCTCGACAACCCGCCACCGACGTTGGATTGGGTTCGGGAAGGCCTGAATCTTGTCGTGTTGCGCACCTTTTCAAAAATCCAGGGTCTTGCGGGACTGCGCATCGGCTATGGGATTTCCACTCCAGAAATCACCGAAGTGCTGCAGCGCTGCCGCCAGCCGTTCAACATCAACGGCATGGCCCAGGCGGGCGCACTGGCCGCGCTTCGCGACACCGATCACGAGAAAAAAACCAAGGCCCTGATCTTTGCCGGGCGTCGGCGCTTGGAAAACTTTGCCCGCGAATCAGGGCTTCGCTACGAACCTTCTTTTGCCAACTTCGTCCTTATCGAGGTCGGCGACGGCCATGCCGTGTTCCAATCCCTGCTCAAGCGCGGCGTGATTGTCCGTTCGATGAAAAGTTACGGCCTGCCCGCCTGGATCCGGGTGTCCATCGGGACAGAGTCTGAAATGGAAAAATTTGAACGCGAACTCCGGCAGGTGCTGGCAAACGCCCCCGTCCATGCCTGA
- a CDS encoding lysophospholipid acyltransferase family protein, which yields MFFWYHSIRNFCWAYFRIFHDLRHTGMRNLPAGGGYVIASNHVSFYDPPAVGCGIPRETHYLARKTLFAPPIMDKLLPTLKAMPVDQDKPDMTGLKNMIGVLKSGDPVVLFPEGSRSYDGQLQEGLPGVGLLVAKAGVPVVPTRIFGAREAWPRDGKIKLWRPIEVVFGPPLDFSGSDEVKRKDYQAISNKIMAEIAKLRPETLPC from the coding sequence ATGTTCTTCTGGTACCACTCGATCCGAAATTTTTGCTGGGCGTATTTCAGGATTTTTCACGACCTCCGCCACACGGGCATGCGAAATCTGCCGGCCGGGGGCGGCTATGTGATTGCCTCGAACCACGTCAGTTTTTATGACCCGCCTGCGGTGGGCTGCGGCATCCCCCGCGAAACCCATTATCTCGCCCGCAAAACCCTGTTTGCTCCGCCGATCATGGACAAGCTTCTGCCGACGCTCAAAGCCATGCCGGTGGACCAGGACAAGCCCGACATGACGGGCCTGAAAAATATGATCGGGGTGCTGAAAAGCGGCGATCCCGTGGTGCTTTTTCCCGAAGGTTCCCGGAGCTATGATGGACAACTGCAGGAAGGCCTGCCCGGCGTCGGCTTGCTTGTTGCCAAAGCGGGCGTGCCGGTGGTGCCCACGCGGATTTTCGGAGCGCGCGAAGCCTGGCCTCGCGACGGAAAGATCAAGCTCTGGCGCCCGATCGAGGTCGTGTTCGGCCCACCGCTGGATTTCAGCGGTTCGGATGAGGTCAAACGAAAAGACTACCAAGCCATTAGCAATAAAATAATGGCCGAGATCGCAAAACTCCGCCCCGAAACCCTGCCCTGCTGA
- a CDS encoding prephenate dehydrogenase/arogenate dehydrogenase family protein, with amino-acid sequence MPDFKTISIIAPGLLGGSILQALRKHAPEIRLNVWARREETRSQVLKQRLADTVTGNLSEAVADSDLIILCTPIQAMEETTRNFLPALKPSALVTDVGSVKGPVHLALAPLLAKKCHWIGSHPMAGSEQSGLEAARADLFQGARTIITPDETADPAAAAKLRRFWELLGCSVVTLSPSLHDTYVAQISHLPHLVAALLVHSVSQESLQVAGPGFRDTSRVAAGPPDMWVEIFQANHPAVAEAMKQFLEEAQKALSKMESGRCPELLDLLTSACQKRRSLP; translated from the coding sequence ATGCCTGATTTTAAAACCATCTCAATCATCGCCCCCGGCCTGCTGGGCGGCTCCATCCTGCAGGCCCTGCGGAAACACGCGCCTGAAATCCGCTTGAACGTGTGGGCCCGGCGCGAGGAAACGCGGAGCCAGGTTCTGAAACAGCGCCTGGCGGATACGGTCACCGGAAATTTATCGGAAGCCGTTGCGGACAGCGATCTCATCATCCTTTGCACACCTATCCAGGCAATGGAAGAAACAACCCGGAATTTTCTGCCGGCGTTGAAGCCTTCGGCCCTGGTCACGGATGTGGGCAGCGTCAAAGGCCCGGTGCATCTCGCGCTGGCCCCTCTGCTGGCCAAAAAATGCCACTGGATCGGCAGCCACCCCATGGCCGGAAGCGAGCAGTCGGGGCTGGAAGCGGCGCGCGCGGATTTGTTCCAGGGCGCCCGGACCATTATCACGCCGGATGAGACGGCAGACCCCGCCGCAGCGGCAAAGCTGCGGCGTTTTTGGGAATTGCTCGGTTGCAGCGTCGTCACACTCAGCCCAAGCCTGCATGACACCTATGTGGCCCAGATCAGCCACCTGCCACATCTGGTTGCCGCCTTGCTGGTCCATTCCGTTTCTCAGGAAAGCCTGCAGGTGGCGGGTCCCGGATTCCGCGACACCAGCCGCGTGGCGGCGGGTCCGCCGGACATGTGGGTCGAAATTTTTCAGGCCAACCACCCCGCCGTGGCCGAGGCAATGAAACAATTCCTGGAAGAAGCGCAAAAAGCCCTCTCCAAAATGGAAAGCGGCCGGTGCCCGGAATTGCTGGATCTGCTGACATCCGCCTGCCAAAAAAGACGTTCCCTCCCCTAA
- the miaA gene encoding tRNA (adenosine(37)-N6)-dimethylallyltransferase MiaA produces MPPFLITGPTASGKSALALELAQCWGAAICSVDAFQIYRSMDIGTGKAPAAERAQVPHHLLDIAEPASPFSVADYLKAAKKVVKDVGDRQPLLWVGGTGLFVRALREGLSPAPESDPEQVKELSTWPLERLQTEIRKLDPVWCEHADLKNPRRIIRALAVVLHTGRPLSEWQQEKKPALLPYVGGIFLQPERELNLRQIAERVCKMWDSGWPEEVKTLLQIPGWRESQSAKAIGYLEIAEHLSGGIGREECLEKIILHTGQYAKRQMTWFRAEKNLKPIPYKSLEELTNLSRKMKDAPASFL; encoded by the coding sequence ATGCCCCCTTTCTTAATTACCGGCCCTACGGCCTCGGGCAAATCCGCGCTGGCGCTGGAATTGGCGCAGTGCTGGGGGGCGGCGATTTGTTCGGTCGATGCGTTCCAGATTTATCGCAGCATGGATATTGGCACCGGAAAAGCCCCGGCGGCGGAGCGCGCCCAGGTCCCGCATCATCTTTTGGATATCGCAGAGCCTGCAAGCCCTTTTAGTGTGGCGGATTATTTAAAGGCCGCGAAAAAAGTTGTAAAGGATGTGGGCGACCGGCAGCCGCTGCTTTGGGTCGGAGGAACCGGTTTGTTCGTCCGCGCGCTGCGCGAGGGGCTGTCGCCCGCGCCCGAGTCGGACCCCGAACAAGTCAAAGAGTTGTCAACCTGGCCGCTCGAACGGCTTCAGACCGAGATCCGGAAGTTGGACCCCGTATGGTGTGAGCATGCCGATTTGAAAAATCCCCGGCGCATCATTCGCGCGCTGGCGGTCGTGTTGCATACGGGTCGCCCGCTTTCTGAATGGCAGCAGGAAAAGAAACCTGCGTTGCTCCCGTATGTCGGCGGCATTTTTCTTCAGCCCGAGCGGGAATTGAATCTGAGGCAGATTGCGGAGCGGGTGTGCAAGATGTGGGATTCCGGCTGGCCGGAGGAGGTGAAGACGCTCTTGCAGATTCCAGGCTGGCGGGAGTCGCAGTCGGCCAAGGCCATTGGTTATCTCGAAATTGCAGAACATCTGTCGGGCGGGATTGGGCGGGAGGAATGCCTGGAGAAAATCATCCTCCACACCGGCCAATATGCTAAACGCCAGATGACCTGGTTTCGCGCGGAAAAGAACCTGAAACCCATTCCCTATAAAAGTCTTGAGGAATTAACAAATCTGTCGCGGAAAATGAAGGATGCTCCCGCTAGTTTTTTATGA
- the lpxA gene encoding acyl-ACP--UDP-N-acetylglucosamine O-acyltransferase, producing the protein MIHPRAIVHPKAKIAEGAVIGPDVLIDEHVEIGEKCEIRARAVITGWTKIGSGNQIGYGAVIGAEPQDLSFNNVKTHVRIGDNNVIREYATIHRGTKEGTSTVVGDNCYLMAGSHLAHNCVLGNHVILVNNVLLGGYVEVRDYAFLGGAVVVHQFVRIGEYVMVRGQTRIGLDVPPYCMAVATNTVCGLNRVGLKRRGFDPTRRRQIWHAYEIYFNSGKNRKQALEAIAAEPGLQTPDVELFRKFIEDTKRGICGAVTAAEVGE; encoded by the coding sequence ATGATTCATCCGCGCGCCATTGTTCATCCCAAGGCAAAAATCGCCGAGGGCGCCGTGATCGGTCCCGACGTACTCATCGACGAGCATGTGGAGATCGGAGAAAAATGCGAGATCCGGGCCCGTGCGGTCATCACCGGCTGGACGAAGATCGGGTCGGGGAACCAGATCGGCTACGGGGCCGTTATTGGAGCCGAACCGCAGGATCTGTCCTTCAATAATGTCAAAACCCATGTTCGGATCGGGGACAACAATGTGATCCGGGAATACGCCACGATCCACCGCGGGACGAAGGAAGGCACTTCGACGGTTGTGGGCGACAACTGTTATCTGATGGCCGGGTCGCATCTGGCGCACAACTGTGTCCTCGGCAATCATGTTATTCTTGTAAATAATGTCTTGTTAGGCGGTTATGTGGAAGTGCGGGATTACGCGTTCCTGGGAGGAGCGGTTGTGGTGCATCAGTTTGTGCGGATCGGCGAGTATGTCATGGTGCGGGGCCAGACCCGGATCGGGCTGGACGTGCCGCCGTATTGCATGGCGGTGGCGACGAACACCGTTTGCGGTTTGAACCGGGTGGGTTTAAAGCGCCGGGGCTTCGATCCGACCCGACGCCGACAGATTTGGCACGCGTACGAGATTTATTTTAATTCGGGCAAAAATCGGAAGCAGGCTCTGGAAGCCATTGCCGCGGAGCCTGGCCTGCAAACACCGGATGTCGAACTGTTCAGAAAGTTCATCGAAGACACCAAGCGCGGCATCTGCGGGGCCGTGACCGCGGCCGAAGTGGGGGAGTAG
- the cmk gene encoding (d)CMP kinase: MMNPVIAIDGPAASGKSTVARKLAGRLNYVYVDTGAMYRAYAWLALEKKIDPGSRPAVSQLIEEHPLKLSLQNGAVLMLLNGTDPAPFIRGERVNTAVSKIASIPELREKLVIAQRILRNQAPLVMEGRDIGTVVFTDTPYKFFLDADPEIRAQRREQQGQSDTVTQRDNLDRNRMVAPLIKAADAEKVDATHDSADKIVEKILLSCASKGLEAAKP; encoded by the coding sequence ATGATGAATCCCGTAATCGCCATCGATGGCCCTGCAGCCTCCGGCAAAAGCACCGTGGCCCGCAAGCTGGCTGGACGTTTGAATTATGTTTATGTCGATACCGGAGCCATGTACCGCGCCTATGCCTGGCTGGCCCTCGAGAAAAAGATTGATCCCGGCTCCCGCCCGGCCGTGAGCCAGTTGATCGAAGAGCATCCGCTCAAACTGTCTCTTCAAAATGGCGCCGTGCTCATGCTCTTGAATGGAACCGACCCGGCCCCCTTTATCCGTGGCGAGCGCGTGAACACCGCGGTTTCAAAAATCGCCTCCATCCCCGAGCTGCGCGAAAAGCTGGTCATCGCCCAGCGCATTCTGCGCAACCAGGCCCCGCTTGTGATGGAAGGGCGGGACATCGGAACTGTTGTGTTCACCGACACGCCCTACAAGTTCTTTCTGGATGCCGATCCGGAAATACGGGCGCAACGGAGGGAGCAACAAGGCCAGAGCGACACCGTGACCCAGCGGGACAACCTGGACCGCAACCGGATGGTGGCGCCGCTCATCAAGGCGGCCGATGCCGAAAAAGTCGATGCCACCCATGATTCGGCGGATAAAATCGTGGAGAAAATCCTGCTCTCCTGCGCCAGCAAAGGCCTCGAGGCCGCCAAACCCTGA
- the aroA gene encoding 3-phosphoshikimate 1-carboxyvinyltransferase, translating into MANLKIHPVRRMDAEIQVPGDKSISHRSVMLSGFADGATRITGFLPSDDCLCSLAAMQALGVEIETIDPTTFLVHGNNGKFREPVEPIDCGNSGTTIRLLAGLLAGQPFTTRLFGDESLSRRPMKRVADPLELMGARVVCEGQNQRPPLEIRGGKLKSMTYQMPVASAQLKSCILLAALQARGRTIVEQPSVCRDHTERMLQHFGASIMPGDREIKLYGGVRLEARDVHVPGDFSSAAFWLVAAAAMPGAHLILPRVGLNPTRTALINVLLRMGAEIKEHVESNDFEPYGTLRIEEGTTLKGATIGGEEIPNLIDELPIIAVAGALAKGTTVIRDAKELRVKETDRLAALASNLRAFGVPVEEQPDGLIIQGGAPIHGARVESMGDHRIAMAFAILGLFAEGNSLICDTDCIKTSYPGFEKDLSHVLSGDVSSKFRFKLGLSRLMKRAASKKQTETVPVGDTKVGPPRGGQKKS; encoded by the coding sequence ATGGCAAACCTTAAAATCCATCCCGTCCGGCGCATGGACGCCGAGATCCAGGTCCCCGGGGACAAGAGCATCTCCCATCGTTCGGTGATGCTCAGCGGGTTTGCCGACGGCGCCACGCGCATCACCGGCTTTCTCCCAAGCGATGACTGCCTCTGCAGCCTCGCCGCCATGCAGGCGCTCGGCGTGGAAATTGAAACGATCGACCCCACCACCTTTCTGGTGCATGGAAACAACGGCAAATTCAGGGAACCCGTAGAGCCCATCGATTGCGGCAACTCGGGCACCACCATCCGGCTGCTGGCCGGACTGCTGGCAGGCCAGCCTTTTACCACACGGCTTTTTGGCGACGAATCGCTCAGCCGCCGTCCCATGAAACGCGTTGCCGACCCACTGGAATTGATGGGTGCCCGCGTGGTTTGCGAAGGGCAGAACCAGCGCCCGCCGCTCGAGATCCGGGGCGGAAAATTAAAGTCGATGACGTATCAAATGCCGGTGGCCAGCGCGCAGTTAAAGTCCTGCATCCTTCTGGCGGCCCTGCAGGCCAGGGGCCGCACCATCGTGGAACAACCCTCCGTTTGCCGCGACCACACCGAACGCATGCTGCAGCATTTTGGCGCCAGCATCATGCCTGGCGACAGGGAAATAAAATTGTACGGCGGCGTCAGGCTGGAGGCCCGCGATGTCCATGTGCCCGGCGATTTCTCTTCAGCCGCCTTCTGGTTGGTGGCGGCCGCCGCGATGCCCGGAGCACACCTCATCCTGCCGCGGGTCGGACTGAACCCGACACGCACCGCGTTGATCAATGTGCTCCTGCGCATGGGCGCCGAAATCAAGGAACATGTGGAAAGCAATGATTTCGAGCCCTACGGCACCCTCCGCATCGAGGAAGGCACGACCTTGAAAGGCGCCACCATCGGCGGCGAGGAAATCCCAAACCTCATCGACGAATTGCCGATTATCGCGGTGGCGGGCGCACTTGCAAAGGGAACCACCGTCATCCGCGATGCAAAGGAATTGCGGGTCAAGGAAACCGACCGGCTTGCGGCCCTCGCATCCAACCTGCGCGCGTTCGGCGTGCCCGTTGAAGAACAGCCCGACGGGCTCATCATCCAGGGCGGCGCCCCCATCCACGGCGCCCGAGTGGAAAGCATGGGCGACCACCGGATTGCCATGGCCTTCGCAATCCTGGGATTGTTCGCGGAAGGCAACAGCCTCATCTGCGACACCGACTGCATCAAAACCTCCTACCCCGGCTTTGAAAAGGACCTCTCGCATGTTTTGTCCGGAGATGTCTCGAGCAAATTCCGCTTCAAACTCGGCCTGAGCAGGCTGATGAAACGCGCCGCCTCGAAAAAGCAAACGGAAACAGTCCCCGTGGGTGACACAAAAGTCGGCCCACCCAGAGGCGGGCAAAAAAAATCATGA
- the radC gene encoding DNA repair protein RadC, with translation MSQIKEMPNDERPRERLWKKGAESLRTAELLAILLRTGMRGRSALDIADELLRKYTDLTQLCRAEAVELSRVKGLGLAKAVQLKASFELAGRLAKCQASDIPVETPSDVQQLLGEELRQLPYESMRVLALNTRLKLMAMEEVSAGTVNETVAHPRDILKVGIVRQAYGIMIVHNHPSGDPSPSNADLDFTVRLREAARLMQIELVDHIILGVAGCSRPAYYSFKEAGYL, from the coding sequence ATGTCACAGATCAAGGAAATGCCCAACGACGAACGTCCGAGGGAACGGCTTTGGAAAAAGGGAGCAGAATCGCTCCGGACCGCGGAGCTCCTGGCCATATTGCTTCGCACCGGCATGAGGGGGAGGTCGGCCCTGGATATCGCCGACGAACTTTTGCGAAAATACACGGACCTGACCCAGCTCTGCCGGGCGGAGGCGGTCGAGTTGTCGCGGGTCAAGGGGCTGGGTCTGGCCAAGGCGGTTCAGTTGAAGGCGTCGTTTGAACTGGCCGGGCGGCTGGCCAAATGCCAGGCCTCGGACATTCCGGTGGAGACGCCCTCGGACGTCCAACAATTGCTGGGCGAAGAATTGCGCCAGTTGCCCTACGAATCCATGCGGGTGCTGGCGCTCAACACACGGCTCAAGTTGATGGCAATGGAGGAGGTCAGCGCCGGGACGGTAAACGAAACAGTGGCCCATCCGCGCGACATCCTGAAGGTGGGCATTGTCCGGCAGGCGTACGGGATCATGATTGTACATAATCATCCCTCGGGCGACCCTTCGCCCAGCAACGCCGATCTGGACTTTACGGTGCGTTTGCGCGAAGCTGCACGTCTTATGCAGATTGAGTTGGTGGACCATATTATACTGGGGGTTGCAGGTTGCAGCCGACCCGCTTATTACAGTTTCAAGGAAGCCGGATACCTGTGA